From Granulicella sp. WH15, the proteins below share one genomic window:
- a CDS encoding DUF3368 domain-containing protein: MIVVADTTPLNYLVLIDEIELLPAIFGTVLIPEAVLRELLHPKTPAKVREWIGSPPKWLEVRAVVAEMLPQLMDLDPGEREAIQLALEVGADAILIDEADGRRHAERLQLEVRGTLGVLERAAKLGKTDLLSALDRLDKTSFRLSPALRAAFLKRNY, from the coding sequence CACCCCTGAACTATCTGGTGCTCATTGATGAGATTGAGCTGCTGCCTGCGATCTTTGGGACGGTTCTGATTCCTGAGGCTGTGCTGCGGGAGCTTCTGCATCCGAAGACACCGGCAAAAGTTCGGGAGTGGATTGGGAGTCCTCCGAAGTGGCTGGAGGTCCGCGCCGTGGTCGCCGAGATGCTGCCCCAGTTGATGGATCTCGATCCGGGAGAGCGAGAGGCCATTCAGCTCGCGCTTGAAGTCGGGGCCGATGCCATTCTGATCGACGAAGCGGACGGACGACGCCATGCCGAGCGGCTACAGCTTGAGGTTCGCGGCACACTCGGCGTTCTAGAACGTGCCGCGAAGCTGGGAAAGACCGATCTCCTCAGTGCGCTCGACCGGCTCGACAAGACCAGTTTCAGGCTGTCTCCGGCGCTTCGCGCTGCATTTCTGAAGAGAAATTACTGA